Genomic DNA from Desulfovibrio sp. TomC:
GCCGGCGGCATCGTCGTCTCCACGGCGCGCTTAAACCGCATCCTGGAAATCGACGCCGACGACTTCGTGGCCGTGGTCGAGCCCGGCGTGGTCACCGGCGATCTCCAGGCCGCCCTGGCCAAGGAGCGGCTTTTCTACGCGCCCGATCCGGCCAGCGTGAAATTTTCCACGGTCGGCGGCAACGCCGGCACCTGCGCCGGCGGGATGCGGGCCGTCAAATACGGCGTCACCCGCGACCATATCCTCGGCATTGAGGCCGTGCTCCCGGGCGGCGAACTGATTCATTTGGGCGGGCGCACCCACAAAAACGTGGTCGGCCTCGACCTCACCCGCCTCTTTGTCGGCTCCGAAGGCACACTCGGGCTGATGACCAGGCTTACCCTCAAGCTTTTGCCCCTGCCCGCCGCCACCGCCACCCTGGCCCTGGCCTTTGCCGATGTGGACGCGGCCCTGACCGCCGCCGGCGACGTGTTTCGGGCCGGCATCCTGCCGGTCGCCCTGGAATTTATGGCTCGGGAAGCCATGGCCGCCGTGGCCGCGATCAGCGACGTGCCCTGGCCGGCCGAGGCCGGCGCGGTCCTCCTTATCCGGGTGGACGGCTCGCCTGCGGCCGTGGCCGCCGATCTCCGGTTGCTGGAAGCCGCCACCAGCCCGGCCGGACCGATCTGGACCCGCCCGGCCGCCGCCCGGGCGGACGAAGAGGCCCTCTGGGAACTGCGCCGGTTGCTCAACCCAGCCTCGTTTAAGGCCGCGCCGGACAAGATCAGCGACGACGTCACCGTGCCCCGGGGCCAACTGCGGGCGGCCGCCGCCGGCATCGCCGCCGTGGCTGATGAGCTGCGCCTAAAAATCCTGCTTTTCGGGCACGTCGGCGACGGCAACCTCCACGTCAATATCATGCACGATGCCGCCAATTTGGATGAAAGGGACCGGGCACAGACCGCCCGGGAACGCATCCTTAGCCTGTGCCTGACCCTGCGCGGCACCCTGTCCGGGGAACACGGCGTCGGGCTGGCCAAACTGCCGTTTATCGACCGCCAGCTCTCCCCCCTGGAGCGCGACCTCATGGCCCGGATCAAGGCCGCGTTCGACCCGCACGGCATCATGAATCCCCAGAAGGCCTACTAGCGTGTCCACGGAACTCACCCCCGTCCACTGTCTGCACGGCCAGGGCCGCCGGCCGGAATGCATCCTGTGCGGCCGCTGCCTGTCGGCCTGTCCGCTGTTTGCCGCCACCGGCCGCGAGGAACTGTCCCCGCGCGCCAAATTTTTCCTGGCCCGGGCCGTGGCCGAGGGCCGGGCCGAGCTGTCGGCTACGGCCGCCGAGATCCTCACCACCCAGTGCCTGTCCTGCGGCCGCTGCGAAAACGCCTGTCCGCTGGGCCTTTGCGGCCCGGATCTGGTGGCCGAGCTGCGCGCCTCCCATCCCGGCTTCGCCGGCTTTCTCTGGAAGCTGTGGATCGAGCGGGCCGGGCTCATGTGGCCCCTGGCCCGGTCGCTCGCCCGCCTCCTTCCCGGCTCGGTCCCCATCGAGGCCGTGGCCCGGGCCCGCGACTCCCTGGCCGCCATGGGGGCGGGCGACGCCCCCACGCCCTGGCTTGCGCCCAAGACCTTCGACATCCGCCATCTGGGCAAAAAAGCCGTGCTTTTTGCCGGCTGCGTGGCCGAGCACGCCAACCCGCGCTGGAAGGATGCGGCCAAGCGTCTCCTGGCCGGCCTTGGCGTCGACCTCCTGCCCGATCCGGGCTTTACCTGCTGCGGCTGCACCCTGGGCCATTCCGGCGCGCCCGAGGCCCAGGCCGCCATGCAACAGCAAAATATCGAGGCCTGGCGAAAGGCCGGCCGGCCGCTCCTGGTCGTCTTTTGCGCCACCTGCCGCTGCGGGCTTCGGGCCTACGCCCGAAAGGACCTGGGCTTGGCCATGGACGAAATCGGCCTGTGGCGCGACAACCTCGTCTCCCTGGCCGAACTTTTGGGCGACACCACCTTTGCCGTGGCCGAGGCCGCCCCGGCCGCCGTTCGCTACCACCGCCCCTGCCACGGGGCCGGCGGCAACCAGGACCTGGACTTTTTGCGCCGGGCCATGGGCGCACGTCTCGTCTTTCACGAAGACGAGACCCCCTGCTGCGGCTTCGGCGGCCTGACCAAACTCACCGCGCCGGCCCTCTCCGACGCCGTGGCCCAAAACGCCCTGGACATCTATGCCCCCAAACCCGGGGAACAGATCGTCACCGGCTGTTCCGGCTGCGTCACCCAGCTGCGAAGCCTCGCCCCGGACGGCGTCGTCGTCGGCCACTGGCTGGAGTGCATCGACTGACGCATCCGACCCACACCCGACAGCTTTTCGAGGCGGCCAAACGCCGCCTCGCATCCATAAGGAGTCCCGAGTATGTTGAAATCCCTTGCCCGGACGGTGTTCGGGTCACGCAATGACCGCTATTTGAAAGGCCTTCGCCCCATTGTCGAGGCGATCAATGCCTTCGAGCCCCAGGTCAAGGCCCTTGACGACGAGGCCATCCGCGCCCGTATCGTGGAGCTGCGCCAGGAAGTGAGCGACGGACGCACCCTGGACGACATCCTGCCCGAAGTCTTCGCCATCGTGCGCGAGGCCTCGGTCCGCTCCCTGGGCATGCGCCACTACGACGTGCAGCTCATCGGCGGCGTCACCCTCCACCAGGGCAAGATCGCCGAGATGAAGACCGGCGAAGGCAAGACCCTGGTCGCCACCCTGCCCGTGGTCTTAAACGCCCTGTCCGGCAAGGGCGTGCACCTGATCACGGTCAACGATTACCTGGCCCGCCGCGACGCCGCCTGGATGGGCAAGCTCTATGCCTTCCTGGGACTGACCGTCGGCGTCATCCTGCACGGCCTGACCGACGAGGAGCGCCAGCAGGCCTACGGCGCGGACATCACCTACGGCACCAATAACGAGTTCGGTTTCGACTATCTGCGCGACAACATGAAGTTTTACCAGGAGCAGCTGGTGCAGCGGCCGCTCAACTTCGCCATCGTCGACGAAGTGGACTCCATCCTCATCGACGAAGCCAGAACGCCGCTGATCATTTCCGGCCAGGCCGAGGATTCCTCGGTGCTCTACGCCCGGGTCAACGCGCTTATTCCCATGCTCCACCGCGAGACCCATTTCACGGTGGACGAAAAAGCCCGCACCGTGCTGTTGACCGACGAAGGCGTCATGCGCATGGAAGACGTCCTCAAGGTCGACAACCTCTTCGACGCCGCCAACATCACCCTCCAGCACCACGTGCTCCAGGCCTTAAAAGCCCACCACATCTTCCAGCGCGACGTGGATTACGTGGTCAAGGACGGCGAAGTCATCATCGTCGATGAATTCACCGGCCGGCTCATGCCCGGCCGGCGCTATTCCGACGGCCTGCATCAGGCCCTGGAGGCCAAGGAACTGGTCAAGGTCGAGTCCGAGAACCAGACGCTGGCCACCATCACCTTCCAGAACTACTTCCGCATGTACAAAAAGCTGTCCGGCATGACCGGCACAGCCGACACCGAGGCGGTGGAATTCCGGGAAATCTACGGCCTGGAAGTCATCTCCATCCCCACCAACCAGCCCATGGTGCGCAAGGACTTCCCGGACCTCGTCTACAAGACCCAGCGGGAAAAGTTTGAAGCCATTGCCGCCGACGTCAAGGAACTGCACAAGCTCGGCCAGCCGGTGCTGGTCGGCACGGTCTCCATCGAGAAATCCGAGATGCTCTCGGAAATGCTCAAAAAGACCGGCGTGCCCCACGACGTCTTAAACGCCAAGAACCACGAGAAAGAAGCCGAGATCGTGGCCCTGGCCGGCCACGCCGGCAAGGTCACCATCGCCACCAACATGGCCGGCCGCGGCACCGACATCGTGCTCGGACCCGGCGTGGTCGAGCTGGGCGGCCTGCACATCCTCGGCACCGAACGCCACGAATCCCGGCGCATCGACAACCAGTTGCGCGGCCGTTCGGGTCGCCAGGGCGATCCCGGCTCCTCGCGCTTTTATCTGGCCCTGGACGACGACCTCATGCGTCTTTTCGGCTCCGACCGCTTAAAAGGCCTCATGGACAAGCTCGGCATGGAAGACGGCGAGCCCATTGAAAACCGCATGGTGTCGCGGGCCATTGAAAACGCCCAGAAGCGCGTGGAAGCCCACAACTTCGATATCCGCAAACAGCTGCTGGAATACGACAACGTCATGAACCAGCAGCGCGAGGTCATCTACTCGCGCCGCCGCGAACTCATGGCCACCACCGAACCGGACGCCTTCGTCATGGCCAGCATCGACGAGATCGTGGACGAGATATTCGCCCCCCTGGAAGGCGCCAAGGCCGGAGCTGATCCCGAACTGCTGGCCGTCGCCGCCGCCCAGATCGAGGATATTCTCGACCTGAAAATTGAACTGACAAGCGGCGATCTCACGGAAAAAGAGACGGTCCTCGAATCCGCCAAGAGCCGCCAGCGCGAACTGTCCGACACGGCCGGGGCGCACTACAAGGAAGTGGCCCGCTACTTCCTCCTCGACAGCCTGGACCGCCACTGGAAGGAACATCTGCTGTCCATGGACCACCTGCGCGACGGCATTGGCCTGCGCGGCTATGGCCAGAAAGACCCCAAGCAGGAATACAAGCGCGAAGGCTTCGAACTGTTCCAGCAGCTCATCTACAGCATGCGCGACGCCGCCATCCGGTCCATGTCCCGGGTGCGCATCCGGGCCGAGGTGCAGGAAGAGGAGTTCCAGCACAAGAGCGATACCGCCAACGTGCAGTATTCCGGACCGGACGCCGACGCCGAACCGGCCAAAAAGGAACCCACGCGGCGCGAGGCCCCCAAGGTCGGCCGCAACGATCCCTGCCCCTGCGGCTCGGGCAAGAAATACAAGAAGTGCCACGGCGCAAAATAGCCGTACCGGTCCCGGGGCGAGGCCCAAAAGCGTCTCGCCCCTTGCCCGACGCGCCGGTTTTTTCTAAAGCAGGAGGGTAACGCCGCAGGCGTATTCTTCTGACACTCTCCGGGAGGCGCGTTTGCGTCGGCCGGTTTTTCCCGGGCCGCCCACGGCGCGCCCGACTGGTGGGCCATGTTCGCGATTATCGGCATTGTGGTGGTTCTCGCCTGCGTCTTCGGCGGCTTCCTGCTCGAAGGCGGCCATATGGGCGTGCTGTTCCAGCCCATCGAACTGCTCATCATCGGCGGCGCAGCCCTTGGCTCCTTTTTCATCTCCTCGCCCAAATCCATCGCCCTTGGCACCTTCAAACACGTCATGCACGTGTTTACCGGCAAGGAACCAACGGCCGGCGACTATTCCGACCTGCTCTCGCTCCTCTTCGAACTGATCAACATCGCCCGGCGCGACGGCATCGTGGCCCTGGAACCGCATGTCTCCAAGCCCGAACAGTCCGCCACCATCAACCGCTACCCGGGCATCGCCAAAAACAAACAGCTGGCCTATTTCATCTGCGACAACATCAAGTGCCTGCTCTCCGAAGGCATCGACGCCCACCGCTACGACGACCTCATGCGCACCGACATTGCCACCATGCACCACCACGCCATGATCGCCCCGGGAGCCGTGACCAAGATTGCCGACGCCCTGCCCGGCCTTGGCATCGTGGCCGCGGTGCTTGGCATCGTTTTGACCATGGGCAAGATCAACGAGCCGCCGGAAGTGCTCGGCCACAGCATCGGCGCGGCCCTGGTCGGCACCTTCCTCGGCATCCTCATGAGTTACGGCTTTGTCGGTCCCATGGCCGTCAACCTGGAATACCAGGCCAAGGCCCAGCAGCACATGCTCCACGTGGTCAAGGAAGTGCTGGCCGCCTTCAACTCCGGTTTCTCGCCGCTACTGTCCGTGGAAATGGGCCGCCGGGCCATCCCCGACGACGTGCGGCCGAGCATGGAAGACATGGAAGGGGCGCTTCGTGGGAAAAAATGACGGCAAGACCGTTGTCATCTACCGCGAGTCCGACGAGGGCCACGGCGGACACCACGGCGGTTCCTGGAAGGTGGCCTACGCCGACTTCGTGACGGCCATGATGGCCTTTTTCCTGCTCCTGTGGCTGGTGGTGTCGCTCAAACCCCAGACCAAAACGGAGCTGTCCCTGGTCTTTCAGGACAAGAACGTGCCGTCCAAGGAAAAAGTCCAGAACCTGGAAAAAGTGCCCACCTTCATCAGCCCCGACGCCATCAAGGGCAATCCGGAATTCAAGCTTTCCCAGGAAAACAAGCTCAAGTACGAAATCGCCATTCTGATCAAGGAACTCATCACCTCGGATCAGGCCGTCAAGAACAACTCCGGCGTCAGCAACGACTCCTCGGGCGTGCTCATGCAGGTCAACAGTTCGGTCATGTTCAAAGCCGCCTCGGCGGAACTGACCCCGGCCGCCCGAAAGGTCCTGGACGGAGTGGCCAAGATCCTGCGCGATTTCAAGATCAATCTCACCGTGCGCGGCCACGCCGACGACGAGGAAGGCTCCGGCCCCTATCCGTCCAAATGGGAACTGTCCGCGGCCCGGGCCGCTTCCGCCGCCCGCTACCTGTCGGAAAAGGCCGGCATCCCCACCACCCGCCTGCGGGCCGTGGGACTGGCCGACAGCCAGCCGCTGGTGCCGCCCACCTCGTCCGAAAACAAGGCCCGCAACCGGCGCATCGAATTCTTCTACACCAGCCCGGACATGCGCCCGGGCGAACGCTCCCAGGACGGGCCGTAGTTGCGAGGGACGTGAAGTGAAGAGATGAGAAGAGGGGAAGATGCCTCCGGCGGCGGGGGGATGATTCCCCCGGACCCCTGCAAATGGGGTGGGGGGTGAGGCGCAGCGCCGCCGGAGCAGCCGGCCCCTGAAAAAGGGAAACAAGGGGAAGCCATGCACTACGACATTGTGTTCCACCTCGACCAGGGCCAGGCCGAACTCGATATTGCCGTTAGCAACATCAGCAATGTCTTCAAAGCCCTGCCGGAAGAAAAATTTACCCTCGTCCTGCTGGTCAACGGACCGGCCATCAAGCTCATGGTCAAGGATACGGACAACTGCGCCAAGCTCCTCACACTGTGCGGCCAGGGGTTGGAGCTTCGGGTCTGCAACAACGCGCTCACCCATTTCAATATCGCACCCGAATCGCTGTGCCCGGCCTGCCGCATCGTTCCCGCCGGCATCCTCGAACTCGTCAACCTCCAACGCCAGGGCTTTGCCTACATCAAACCCTAGGACGAGGCCACGCCGGACCATGCCCCCAACACCCGCCGAGCTTCTTCAAAAGCACAAGCTTTTTAGCAAATTGAGCGGTCAGGTCGTCTGGAATCTGGCCGAAGAGGCCGGGGCCGGCGCAAGCCAGCTCGAGGCCTTCATGGATTTTTTCGAAGCCCAAAAGGCCCGGGCCGCCGCCCTTCTGGACGCCCTGGCCCGCGATCCGGACCTCTGGCTCATCCTCGATCTGGACGCCGCCGCAACGGCCTGCCCGGCTTGCGCCCGGCTGGCCGGTCTGGCCGTCCCGGCCACGCACCCGGCCATGCTCGACTACCTGCCGCCCTTTGGCCTGGGCTGCTCCCTGACCGGCCGTCCGGGCAGCCCGGACCAGACCCAGGCCGGGACCGCCGCGTCCTTGCCGCCGGCCCCGGTCCACAAGCTGTGCTGCGACCAGCGGCCCCTGACCCTGCTGCTGGCCGAACGCACGCCCGCCGCCGACGCATCCTAGCCCCGGCCGGCCGGCAGATGTTCCCGCCCGCCCCGCCCAGGGCCGCCAAACGGCAACGACCGCCGGCCGTCCGCGATACAGGCGGACAACCAGCGGTCGTCGTTGCGGGCAAGGCCCAGGACCGGCGTCCCTGGCCGGGACGCCGCAAGCGGCCTAGGGTCCGATGTAGATCGGCGGCAGGTACAATTGGATGCCCGGAGCCGGACGCGGAGCCGGACGACAGGCCCCGGCCTGCCAGAACGTGCCCGGCGGGCAGACCGGCGGCGGCGGCGGCGCATAGGGATACGGGTAATAGCCCGGCGGCGGGACCGGAACCGGGACATAGGGCACCGGCATGCAACCACGCGGGCCGTCCCAGAAATAGCCCGGCGGACAGGGCCGCCGCGCCTCGGCATCACCCGCCACGACCACGGCAGCCAGCACAAAGCCGGCCAGCAGGCAGAGACAGAGCAGTTTTTTCATAACCATCTCCTGGCTTGGGGCTGGCCGAAGGGATGGCCAAACCCCGCATTTGCCTTGTGGCACACTCCGCCGGTCCTTGGCAAGACGGACGGGTCAGGGAGTGCCCTGGCCAAGGCTTATCTGGCGGATGATGCCGGAAAGCCGCTCCATGGAGGCCTCAAACGCCGCCCGATTCTTGGCCTCGCCGCTCACCACGGCGGCCAGCGCGGCCACCGTCTCCCGCTCCACCCCGTAAAATCCGATCAAAAGCCCGAGATCGCGCCGCTCCTCCGGCCCAAGCCGCCCCATGAGCCGGTCCTTGAAGACGCCCATGACCAGTTCGGCATACCGCCCCATGTCGGCCAGGACCTGCCCGGCCTGCTCCCGGCTGATCAGGCCCTTCTCATAGCGCGCCGCCACCCCGGCCAACGCTTCGTGCCCAAGCACCAAGCCCTGCCCGGCCAACATGCCGATGGTCTGCAACATTGCCTCGCGCGACGGGTCCTTGGCCGTCTGCCCCAGAGCGGCCGAAGCGGTCAGGAGACAAAGAACCACAACCAGTCCGGCAAAACGCCGCGCAAATCCCATGCCCACCTCCTTGGATTCCCCTCCACCCTGCCGCAACCGAAAGCCGGCGGCAACCCCTTGCCCCGTCCGCTCCAGGCGCGCCCATCCAGGGGGTCCGGGAGGGATGATCCCGCCCGGCGGGTCCAGGGCAACGCCCTGGCGGGGCCTGGGGCAACGCCCCAGTAGGGTCTGGGCTGCGCCCCTGCTTCTTCACCTCCCCCTTCGCCTACGCCTGGGCGCAGTCGGCCGGGTCGCCGCGCAATTTGTCCAGGCCGTGGGGGATGGCGGGCATGAGGGCGGCCAGGGTTTCGCGCACGGCCTTGGGGGAGCCGGGCACGTTGACGATGATGGCCTGGCCAAGCGTGCCGGCCACGGCGCGCGACAGCATGGCGTGGCGGGTTTTGGCCAGCGAGGCCATGAGCATGGCGGTCTCGAAGCCGGGCAGGCGTTTTTCGATGACGGCCAGGGTGGCTTCGGGGGTGGTGTCGCGGGGCGAGAGGCCGGTGCCGCCGGTGGTGACGATGAGGTCGAAACCCTGGGTCAGGGCCAGATCGACGAGGAGCGCTTTGAGTTGGGCCGGCTCGTCGGGCAGGATATGGCCTTTGGCCAGGCTTATGGTCAGGGAGGCGGCGCAGGTTTCGGCAATGGCCGGGCCGGCGGCGTCGACGCGAAGGCCCTGGCTGCCTTTGTCGCTTAACGTGATCCAGGCCAGGGCAAGGCCCTGGCGGTTTGGGCTGAAACGGGTTTCGCCGGCCGGGAGGCTGCCCGGGGTGAGGACTTTGGCGCAAAGGACGCGGCTGGCCGGGACATCGTCCTGGCCGGGGCGGGAGTGGACGCCGATGAGTTGCAGGACCGGGCTGCCCCCCTCGGGCGTGAGCGTCGTCCCGACGGCCAGCCGGGGCAGGCGTCCGGCGGCAACCAGGCGCACGGCATAGTCGGGTGCGTCGGTTTCAAGAATATGAAGCCGTTGGTTGGCGGCGAGGGTCAGGCTGGCTGCGGTAGACAGGGAAAGTCCCATGGCGGCATCCTTTGCGGGCCTTGCGGTTTTTTGGTGGTTGGGTCAAAAGCGTGGCAACGATACGTCCGGCATGGACGGCTTATCAAGTGAGGAGAACGGATGAAAGGCATCATCTTGGCCGGCGGTTCCGGTACGCGGCTCTATCCCATCACGCGGGTGGTGAGCAAACAGCTTTTGCCCATCTATGACAAGCCCATGATCTATTACCCGCTGTCCGTGCTGATGCTGGCCGGCATCCGGGATATTTTAATCATTTCGACGCCGACCGACCTGCCTCGTTTTCAGGAGATGCTTGGCGACGGCAAGAGCCTTGGCGTGACGTTCACGTACAAGGTGCAGCCCAAGCCCGAGGGATTGGCCCAGGCGTTTTTGCTGGGCAAGGAATTTATCGGCAAGGATTCGGTCTGTCTGGTGCTTGGCGACAACATCTTTTACGGCCAGGGGCTGGCCACGGTCTTGCAGCGAAGCGCCCGGCTGACGGACGGCGGCGTGGTGTTCGGCTACAAGGTGCGCGATCCCAAGCGGTATGGCGTGGTCGAGTTTGACGCGGAAAAAAACGTCATCAGCATCGAGGAAAAGCCGGAGCATCCCAAGTCCAAGTTTGCGGTGACTGGACTGTATTTCTACGACAACGACGTGGTGTCGGTGGCCGAGGGGCTGACCCCTTCGCCCCGGGGCGAGCTTGAGATCACGGATCTCAACAACGTGTATCTGCAACGCGGCAAGCTCAAGGTGGAGTTTCTCGGGCGCGGCTATGCCTGGCTTGATACCGGCACCCATGAGTCGCTGCTCCATGCCTCGAGCTTTGTCCAGGCCATCCAGGAACGCCAGGGCGTGCTGGTGGCCTGCATCGAGGAGATCGCCTACCGCATGGGCTATATTGATGCCGGGCAGGTGGAGCATCTGGCCAAGGACATGCTCAAAAACGATTACGGCCAGTATCTGATGGAGATGATCCGCGAGGCCTAGGCTGGTGCGGCTTGTTGATTTTCGGGCGGGGAGCGGTCTCCCCGCCTTTTTTTGGGTCGTGAGCCGAAGCCCGGGGAGGAGTACAGCCCCGGGAAGACGTCGCCGTCCGTCGAACAAAAAAAAGCCGCCCGGAGGCGGCTTGCAATCGGAACGATCCGGCGGGGAGCGCCGGCCGTGGCCTAGTGGTGGTCTTCTTTGAGGAACTGGCGGATACGGACGATGGCCGTGGCGACAATGATGGCCATGTAGATGTAAATAGCCGTAACCCCGAAGAAGCCCTGCTCGGTGGAATGGCCCATATTCGTGATGAGTTCCGAAACCATGCTCATAGCCGCTACTCCTTCGGATCAGGTGGATCGTGAAATTGGTGACGAGGAAGATACACCGGGGGCAGTCTTTCCGTCAACCTCTCCCTGCGATTTGTCCGGGAACGCGCCTGGGCAGCCTGTCGGCCTGCCCTACGACGGAGCGAAAGACTCTTCCGTTTTTGCGAAAGTCGGGTTAGAAAATGGACTGGAGAGGTGTTCCGTGGCAAAGCCCCTAGACCAGCCGCCCGTCCGGGGCTTTTTCCCAGCCCTTGCGGCCGGCTGTGCCACATCACTTGTCCTGGCCCTGGGCCTGCTGACCGCTGCGGACTGGTACCGGATGCATCTGTGGCTGGTCTGGGAGCCCTGGCGGCTCAACATCTTTTATCTGACCGTGGCCGTCTGCGTGCTCCTGCCCGGAGGGCTGGTCGGGCTGCTCGTGGACCGCGAGCGCCGGCTTCGCTGCAATCTTTCGGGCCAGGGCGCCGAGATCCTCCGGGCCAGGGCCGATCTGGACCGGACCCACCGGGCGCTTGTGGCCTTAAGCTCCATCAATCATGAACTGATTCGGGCCACGGACCGCGAAGGCCTTTTCAGCCGCATCGGCCAAATTCTGGTGGAGCAGTCCGGCTACAGTCTGGTCTGGGTAGGTATAATCGAGCCGGGACCGGAAAAACGGCTGCGGGTGGCGGCCCGGGCCGGCCAGGACAGCGCCTGGCTCGACACCTTGGACGCCCACTGGGATGCGTCCCCCCGGGGACACGGCCCCACCGGCACGGCCGTCCGGGAGGCGCGTCTGGTCATTATGGCCAACATGCAGGACGAACCGTTTTTCAAGGATTGGCCGAACCGCCCGGCCGGGCTCGACCGCTATCACAGCGCCTTGTCGTTGCCGCTGCGGGTGGCCGGTCGCCCGGCCGGGGCCATCACCATTTACGAAACGGCGCAGCGGGATTTCAGTGACGAGGAAGTCGGGCTGCTCACCCAGATGGCCGACGACGTCTCGTACGGGCTGGAATTTATGCGGCTCGGGCTTGGCCGCGAGCGCACCTCGAAACTGTTGCGTCAGGCCCTTCGGACCGGTGCGGCCATGTCGCGCACCGCCCTGGAACTGGCGGCCGGCGGCCAGGACCTGCGCGCCCTGGCCAGCCACGTTCTCCAGCACGCCCTGTGGCTGACGGGCAGTCCTTTGGGCGCCGTCGGCATCGTCGTCCGACCGACCGGCCGCCTGGACTGGCTGGCCGTGACCCAGGCCGACGGCACGATCCGGCCCCTGCGGCCTGAGGAGTGCGACCTCTTCCAGGATGACGGCGGCCGGTTCGGCGGTCCCTTTGCGGCCACCTTAAACGAAGGCGTCCCGCTCCGTGTCGACCGACCGACCACGCTGGAAGGTTTTGGTCCGGCCCAGCCCGGCCTGGAACGGGTGTCCCGGTTTCTGGCCCTGCCGTTGCGGCCAACCGGCGAGGAGCCACGGGGCCTCATTTTGCTGGCCGATGCCGCCGCCCCCTATGCCGACCGGGATATCCGGGCCGTGGGCCGGCTGTCCGTGCTGTTCGAGATGGCGGTGACCCGGCGGCAGGTCGAGGAAGAACTGATCTCGGCCAGACGCCGGGCCGAGGCGGCCAGCGAAGCCAAAACCCAGTTTTTGGCCAATATCAGCCATGAACTCCGCACGCCCATAAACGGCATCCTGGGCATGGCCCAGCTGGCCGTGCTTGAGGGCAAGGCCGTCGGCGAAACGGAATACTGGCAGACCGTGCGCGACGCCACCGACCGGCTGGTGGAGATCGTGGACAATCTGCTGGAATTGGCCAATGTCGAATCCGGCTCCCTCTCGCCCATGCTGCGGGAATTCGGCCTGCGCCGGCTGCTTGACTCGCTTCGCAGCTCGTTTTCGATACGGGCCGGGCTGGCCGGGCTGACCTTTGATCTCAATGTCGACGCCACCCTGCCCGATAAGCTCTTGGGCGATCCCTTCCGGCTGCGCCAGATTCTCTCCAATCTCATCGACAACGCCATCCGTTTCACCCCGGCCGGGGGCATCTCGGTGCAGGTGCGCCGGTATGAGCCGACCCAGTCCGGGGGGACGCGCCGGGTCTTCGTCGCCGCCGATTTCAGCGGCGTGAGCCTCGTTTTCAGCGTGACCGACACCGGCATCGGCATCGCAGCCGACAAACTGGCCGCCATCTTCGAGAGTTTTGCCCTGGGCGAGGACTACCTGACCAAGCGCTACGGCGGCACGGGCATGGGGCTGTCCATTGCCCGCCGGCTGGCCGAGCTGCTTGGCGGCAGCATCTGGGTGGAGAGCCAGCCGGCTTATGGCAGCACGTTTTATCTGACCGTGCCCATGTGGCCGGTGGTCGCGGAACTCGACGCGCCCCCCTCAGGAGAGGCCGAGATGATCCCCCTGCCGCCGCTTCGGATCATGGTGGTGGAAGACGAGGCCATCAACCGTCTGGCCCTGGCCCGGGGGCTGCGCAAGCTCGGCCACGACGTCATCGAGGCCGGCAATGGCGAGGATGCCTTGCGCCGCCTGTCCATGGAGCGGGTGGACGTGGTGATTATGGACGTCCAGATGCCGGTGATGGACGGGCTGACCGCCGTGGCCCACATCCGAAACGGCGAGGTGCCCGGCACCAACCGCCGCCTGCCGGTGGTGGCCCTGACGGCCTACGCCCTGGAAGGCGACCGCCAACGCTTTTTAAACGCCGGCATGGACGAGTTCGTGACCAAGCCCTGCGACATGGACCAGCTGCTGCGCGCCGTGGCCAAGGTGGTGGAGATCAAGCCGGCGGGTTAGGCCAACCGCTGCCGGTCCAGGCTGCGCAGATTGACCGCCTCGGCCAGATGCTCCACCCGCAGGTCGGCGGCGGCGTCGAGATCGGCGATGGTGCGGGCGATGCGCAAAATCCGCGTGTGCGACCGGGCCGACAGGCCAAGA
This window encodes:
- a CDS encoding OmpA/MotB family protein, whose amino-acid sequence is MGKNDGKTVVIYRESDEGHGGHHGGSWKVAYADFVTAMMAFFLLLWLVVSLKPQTKTELSLVFQDKNVPSKEKVQNLEKVPTFISPDAIKGNPEFKLSQENKLKYEIAILIKELITSDQAVKNNSGVSNDSSGVLMQVNSSVMFKAASAELTPAARKVLDGVAKILRDFKINLTVRGHADDEEGSGPYPSKWELSAARAASAARYLSEKAGIPTTRLRAVGLADSQPLVPPTSSENKARNRRIEFFYTSPDMRPGERSQDGP
- a CDS encoding DsrE family protein, with the protein product MHYDIVFHLDQGQAELDIAVSNISNVFKALPEEKFTLVLLVNGPAIKLMVKDTDNCAKLLTLCGQGLELRVCNNALTHFNIAPESLCPACRIVPAGILELVNLQRQGFAYIKP
- a CDS encoding MogA/MoaB family molybdenum cofactor biosynthesis protein — protein: MGLSLSTAASLTLAANQRLHILETDAPDYAVRLVAAGRLPRLAVGTTLTPEGGSPVLQLIGVHSRPGQDDVPASRVLCAKVLTPGSLPAGETRFSPNRQGLALAWITLSDKGSQGLRVDAAGPAIAETCAASLTISLAKGHILPDEPAQLKALLVDLALTQGFDLIVTTGGTGLSPRDTTPEATLAVIEKRLPGFETAMLMASLAKTRHAMLSRAVAGTLGQAIIVNVPGSPKAVRETLAALMPAIPHGLDKLRGDPADCAQA
- the rfbA gene encoding glucose-1-phosphate thymidylyltransferase RfbA; the encoded protein is MKGIILAGGSGTRLYPITRVVSKQLLPIYDKPMIYYPLSVLMLAGIRDILIISTPTDLPRFQEMLGDGKSLGVTFTYKVQPKPEGLAQAFLLGKEFIGKDSVCLVLGDNIFYGQGLATVLQRSARLTDGGVVFGYKVRDPKRYGVVEFDAEKNVISIEEKPEHPKSKFAVTGLYFYDNDVVSVAEGLTPSPRGELEITDLNNVYLQRGKLKVEFLGRGYAWLDTGTHESLLHASSFVQAIQERQGVLVACIEEIAYRMGYIDAGQVEHLAKDMLKNDYGQYLMEMIREA
- a CDS encoding GAF domain-containing hybrid sensor histidine kinase/response regulator, translated to MAKPLDQPPVRGFFPALAAGCATSLVLALGLLTAADWYRMHLWLVWEPWRLNIFYLTVAVCVLLPGGLVGLLVDRERRLRCNLSGQGAEILRARADLDRTHRALVALSSINHELIRATDREGLFSRIGQILVEQSGYSLVWVGIIEPGPEKRLRVAARAGQDSAWLDTLDAHWDASPRGHGPTGTAVREARLVIMANMQDEPFFKDWPNRPAGLDRYHSALSLPLRVAGRPAGAITIYETAQRDFSDEEVGLLTQMADDVSYGLEFMRLGLGRERTSKLLRQALRTGAAMSRTALELAAGGQDLRALASHVLQHALWLTGSPLGAVGIVVRPTGRLDWLAVTQADGTIRPLRPEECDLFQDDGGRFGGPFAATLNEGVPLRVDRPTTLEGFGPAQPGLERVSRFLALPLRPTGEEPRGLILLADAAAPYADRDIRAVGRLSVLFEMAVTRRQVEEELISARRRAEAASEAKTQFLANISHELRTPINGILGMAQLAVLEGKAVGETEYWQTVRDATDRLVEIVDNLLELANVESGSLSPMLREFGLRRLLDSLRSSFSIRAGLAGLTFDLNVDATLPDKLLGDPFRLRQILSNLIDNAIRFTPAGGISVQVRRYEPTQSGGTRRVFVAADFSGVSLVFSVTDTGIGIAADKLAAIFESFALGEDYLTKRYGGTGMGLSIARRLAELLGGSIWVESQPAYGSTFYLTVPMWPVVAELDAPPSGEAEMIPLPPLRIMVVEDEAINRLALARGLRKLGHDVIEAGNGEDALRRLSMERVDVVIMDVQMPVMDGLTAVAHIRNGEVPGTNRRLPVVALTAYALEGDRQRFLNAGMDEFVTKPCDMDQLLRAVAKVVEIKPAG